From a region of the Pogona vitticeps strain Pit_001003342236 chromosome 7, PviZW2.1, whole genome shotgun sequence genome:
- the CIRBP gene encoding cold-inducible RNA-binding protein: MASDEGKLFVGGLSFDTNEQSLEQVFSKYGQISEVVVVKDRETQRSRGFGFVTFENIDDAKDAMMAMNGKSVDGRQIRVDQAGKSSENRSRGYRGGSAGGRGFFRGGRGRGRGFSRGAGGDRGYGGGSRFESRSGGYSGSRDYYGSRSQGSYSDRPSGGSYRDSYDSYATHNE, from the exons ATGGCATCAGATGAAGGCAAACTCTTTGTTGGTGGGCTGAGCTTCGACACTAACGAGCAGTCTCTGGAGCAGGTTTTCTCCAAATATGGACAGATATCTGAAG TTGTTGTTGTAAAAGACAGAGAAACCCAGAGATCCAGAGGGTTTGGCTTTGTTACTTTTGAGAACATTGATGATGCAAAGGATGCAATGATGGCCATGAATGGAAAG TCTGTTGATGGCCGCCAGATCAGAGTGGACCAAGCAGGCAAATCGTCTGAGAACAGATCCCGTGGTTACAGAGGAGGCTCGGCTGGAGGCAGAGGCTTTTTCCGTGGGGGCCGAGGGCGGGGTCGGGGCTTCTCGAGAG GAGCTGGTGGAGACCGAGGCTATGGTGGTGGCAGTAGGTTTGAATCCCGGAGTGGGGGATACAGTGGATCCAGAGACTACTATGGCAGCAG AAGTCAAGGCAGTTACAGTGACAGACCTTCAGGCGGTTCCTACAGAGACAGTTATGACAGTTACG CTACACACAACGAGTAA